One Bacillota bacterium genomic region harbors:
- the tatA gene encoding twin-arginine translocase TatA/TatE family subunit, with translation MFLGMGPSELILILALALIIFGPRKLPEIAKSLGKAIGEFKKASQGIQDAVQKDLVKPIAAIAEQAQDEPEQKGKTGEGSKDNEPQLSR, from the coding sequence ATGTTTCTAGGTATGGGTCCGTCGGAGCTAATCTTAATATTGGCACTGGCTTTAATTATTTTTGGCCCGCGAAAGCTGCCTGAAATCGCAAAATCCCTTGGCAAGGCGATTGGAGAATTCAAAAAAGCTTCTCAAGGAATTCAGGATGCGGTGCAAAAAGACCTGGTTAAACCAATTGCAGCCATCGCTGAGCAGGCACAGGATGAGCCTGAACAAAAGGGTAAAACGGGAGAGGGCAGTAAAGATAAT